A DNA window from Pseudomonas resinovorans NBRC 106553 contains the following coding sequences:
- the mnxG gene encoding manganese-oxidizing multicopper oxidase MnxG, with product MLGALFGGDDTVAAVQCQRNLVANVVALDQPLMFNRLGAQNINGMMFALRRDVVDKNEVPLSQGGAAVPGEVALRPDKRPRPLVLRVAAGDCLTINLQNLLAHQANPRNSEDPLFKKDEQVADRHVGFQVNGMQAVNDIGDIATNAGRNQSSLIPPGGSRSYTLYAEREGAFAATSYGATFGGEGTGGNTANGLFAQVVVLPKGARTYRNVITEEEMRLATTGRTPAGQPIIDYEKRYPQAKPWDEEGKAGLPVIAMMDNGEIISSDTDAVIMGPNPDGTFPATTYPLESYGKRNPALPNRLEPFRDFSSVFHDENAVAQAFPGYWNDPVFGHVLEPTRDSFMINYGAGGIGAEVVANRLGVGPMHDCLSCAYEEFFLSAHVVGDIAMQVDVPANVGLESILPGQVPPPGTTGVKATMALFPAEPSNVAHSYIGDAVRFRNTHNGYEQHVFHLHGHQWLFNPNDDNSDYIDAQGIGPGSGYTYEIANGGSGNRNRTAGDAIYHCHFYPHFAQGMWAMWRVHDVFEEGTRLAVSDEGDDGFHKKAFELRSGLPAPGARALPDGEIIAGTPIPAIVPLPGKAMPPMPGKVAVVPKFGDELVAAVDDDDEEGDDDSEHGGERAAVGSVALVDRSEANRNADGSLKNPGFPFWIGGIEKTVGQRPSTPPLDMLDTAKAQSLRDSGNALWANIDPAQAGGWDGGLPRHTLDGVSAGGEAEVVTSALDFSKVVHRAKAVFLPEEGTDVEQAAMAYHAKPSHASFAVLPGGAVQPRNFRTNGALPVAGAPYNEPCMDDTGKRLTQTSGPGLFNSGESISAQSFSGASAYTADRPRVYKGANIQFDAVFNKVGYHFPQTRILALWEDAWPVINKQRPPEPLVMRMNTFDCTMYQHTNLIPAVYELDDYQVRTPTDIIGQHIHLPKWDLTSADGSANGWNYEDGTLSPASVVERIHAIREYNHCTEGDARDGTQDCPVAKQHPYFGQFGRADWLGARTTLQRWFADPLINSYNVDRGLGNIFTHDHFGPSTHQQVGLYATVLTEPAGSSWFHAETGQPLGSGRADGGPTSWQAVIATGDLDGDGKNDSFREFFMEYSDFQHAYEAGVYVGAGPDGIPDAGAYPTSQDSFRYAINPPVRQSGSNLFESVREAAGGVLPGCPSRPCPQAISVDDPGMFVVNYRNEPVGLRIFDPYKVAPDGKPGMQADGLGGDLAHALQTRTDRAIPALNMAPSAITSATGPTGASTAFPPHINQAGDQPGDPFTPMLRAYSGDNVRLRMHAGGHEEEHNVTMHGVKWLHSGTGFGNSGNSGWKSAQMVGISEQFGFVAPVAMMSGNTNVEAADYLYNMDASIEGYWNGIWGVMRNYTQPRTDLYALPNNPRPVSSRNTSAFDGVCPRTSPNPNGIGTRTTVQRNYEVVAALANDILGNPLGLTIGDPAGAGMHAGGPLNPQGGTLVFNPRPVTIPLATVVDEEDGEVFTIGGQSGPLHDPTAILYVRKADLDPTTGKLKPGVPVEPLVLRAAAGDCVNITLENRLPQVMPDLPTYAVMQGLVKRDRNSALGSTTFNNNMMRPSSHVGLHTQLLAYDVTKSDGFNVGINPVQTVEPRGAAGGAWPTKSYKFYVGHLEREGKPVTQLGRSVDNITATPIEFGGFNLLPADPVKQGQKGLAGAMSIAPQGATWVEDAGMRAAATVTPLAGATPYRDFSLVLHKSLNMRWANGRPVENMASEGFGIPADPKDNSGMAVNYRSEPLWYRFAKAPDAPFGHAQGQGWGDVPNAHMAYNNELVGGDPVTPIMKVKPGQPFRTHVTMPSGGSRGMTFQLDGHVWAFNPFLSEKLDVWGYPLKNAGIGSTRFGLNPAALYIGAQESVLPAAHFSLSIPSAGGANAVPGDYLYRDYAAFGNVGGVWGLLRVTNEP from the coding sequence ATGCTGGGCGCGCTCTTCGGCGGCGATGACACCGTCGCGGCCGTGCAGTGCCAGCGCAACCTGGTGGCCAACGTCGTGGCGCTGGACCAGCCGCTGATGTTCAACCGCCTGGGGGCGCAGAACATCAACGGCATGATGTTCGCCCTGCGCCGCGACGTGGTGGACAAGAACGAAGTGCCCCTCAGCCAGGGGGGCGCGGCGGTGCCCGGCGAAGTGGCGCTGCGTCCGGACAAGCGCCCGCGCCCATTGGTGCTGCGGGTGGCCGCAGGCGACTGCCTGACCATCAACCTGCAGAACCTCCTGGCCCACCAGGCCAACCCGCGCAACTCGGAAGACCCGCTGTTCAAGAAGGACGAGCAGGTCGCCGACCGCCATGTCGGCTTCCAGGTCAACGGCATGCAGGCGGTCAACGACATCGGCGATATCGCCACCAATGCCGGGCGTAACCAGAGCAGCCTGATCCCGCCGGGCGGCAGCCGCAGCTACACCCTCTATGCCGAGCGCGAAGGGGCCTTCGCCGCCACCAGCTACGGCGCCACCTTCGGCGGCGAGGGCACCGGCGGCAACACCGCCAACGGCCTGTTCGCCCAGGTGGTGGTGCTGCCCAAGGGCGCGCGCACCTACCGCAACGTGATCACCGAGGAAGAAATGCGCCTGGCCACCACCGGCCGTACGCCCGCCGGCCAGCCGATCATCGACTACGAGAAGCGCTACCCGCAGGCCAAGCCTTGGGACGAGGAAGGCAAGGCAGGGCTGCCGGTGATCGCGATGATGGACAACGGCGAGATCATCTCCAGCGATACCGATGCCGTCATCATGGGCCCCAATCCCGATGGCACCTTCCCGGCCACCACCTACCCGCTGGAAAGCTACGGCAAGCGCAACCCGGCGCTGCCCAACCGGCTGGAGCCCTTCCGCGACTTCTCCTCCGTGTTCCATGACGAGAACGCCGTGGCCCAGGCCTTCCCCGGCTACTGGAACGACCCGGTGTTCGGCCATGTGCTGGAGCCGACCCGTGACTCCTTCATGATCAACTACGGTGCCGGCGGCATCGGCGCCGAAGTGGTGGCGAACCGCCTGGGCGTCGGCCCCATGCACGACTGCCTGTCCTGCGCCTACGAGGAGTTCTTCCTCAGCGCCCATGTGGTAGGCGACATCGCCATGCAGGTGGATGTGCCGGCCAACGTCGGCCTGGAAAGCATCCTCCCCGGCCAGGTGCCGCCGCCCGGCACCACCGGGGTCAAGGCGACCATGGCGCTGTTCCCCGCCGAGCCGTCCAACGTCGCCCACAGCTACATCGGCGACGCGGTGCGCTTTCGCAACACCCACAACGGCTACGAGCAGCACGTGTTCCACCTGCATGGCCACCAGTGGCTGTTCAATCCCAATGACGACAACTCCGACTACATCGACGCCCAGGGCATAGGCCCGGGTTCGGGCTACACCTACGAGATCGCCAACGGTGGCTCCGGCAACCGCAACCGCACCGCCGGCGACGCCATCTACCACTGCCACTTCTACCCGCACTTCGCCCAGGGCATGTGGGCCATGTGGCGCGTCCACGACGTGTTCGAGGAGGGCACCCGCCTGGCGGTCTCGGACGAGGGGGACGACGGCTTCCACAAGAAAGCCTTCGAGCTGCGCAGCGGCCTGCCCGCGCCGGGCGCCCGCGCCCTGCCCGATGGCGAGATCATCGCCGGCACGCCGATTCCCGCCATCGTCCCGCTGCCGGGCAAGGCCATGCCGCCCATGCCGGGCAAGGTGGCCGTGGTGCCCAAGTTCGGTGACGAGCTGGTAGCCGCCGTTGATGACGACGATGAAGAAGGCGACGACGATTCCGAGCATGGCGGCGAACGCGCCGCCGTGGGCTCGGTGGCCCTGGTGGACCGCAGCGAGGCCAACCGCAACGCAGACGGAAGCCTGAAGAACCCCGGCTTCCCGTTCTGGATCGGCGGCATCGAAAAAACCGTCGGCCAGCGTCCGAGCACCCCGCCCCTGGACATGCTCGATACAGCCAAGGCCCAGAGCCTGCGTGACTCGGGCAACGCCCTGTGGGCCAACATCGACCCGGCCCAGGCCGGCGGTTGGGACGGCGGCCTGCCGCGCCACACCCTGGACGGCGTGTCCGCCGGCGGTGAGGCCGAGGTGGTCACCAGCGCCCTGGACTTCTCCAAGGTGGTCCATCGCGCCAAGGCCGTGTTCCTGCCGGAGGAGGGCACCGACGTCGAGCAGGCGGCCATGGCCTATCACGCCAAGCCCAGCCACGCGAGCTTCGCCGTGCTGCCCGGCGGCGCCGTGCAGCCCAGGAATTTCCGCACCAACGGCGCCCTGCCGGTGGCCGGTGCGCCGTACAACGAACCCTGCATGGACGACACCGGCAAGCGCCTGACCCAGACCTCGGGCCCGGGCCTGTTCAACAGCGGCGAGTCCATCAGCGCCCAGTCCTTCAGCGGCGCCTCGGCCTACACCGCCGACCGTCCACGCGTGTACAAGGGCGCCAACATCCAGTTCGACGCGGTGTTCAACAAGGTCGGCTACCACTTCCCGCAGACCCGTATCCTCGCCCTCTGGGAGGACGCCTGGCCGGTGATCAACAAGCAGCGTCCGCCGGAGCCCCTGGTGATGCGGATGAACACCTTCGACTGCACCATGTACCAGCACACCAACCTGATCCCGGCGGTGTACGAGCTGGATGACTACCAGGTGCGTACGCCCACCGACATCATCGGCCAGCACATCCACCTGCCCAAATGGGACCTGACCTCCGCCGACGGTTCGGCCAACGGCTGGAACTACGAGGACGGCACCCTGTCGCCGGCCAGCGTGGTGGAGCGCATCCACGCCATCCGCGAGTACAACCATTGCACCGAGGGCGATGCCCGCGACGGCACCCAGGATTGCCCGGTGGCCAAGCAGCACCCGTACTTCGGCCAGTTCGGCCGCGCCGACTGGCTGGGTGCGCGGACCACCCTGCAGCGCTGGTTCGCCGACCCGCTGATCAACAGCTACAACGTCGACCGTGGCCTGGGCAACATCTTCACCCATGACCACTTCGGCCCTTCCACCCACCAGCAGGTCGGCCTGTATGCCACCGTGCTCACCGAGCCTGCCGGCTCCAGCTGGTTCCACGCCGAAACCGGCCAGCCGCTGGGCAGCGGCCGCGCGGACGGCGGCCCGACCTCCTGGCAGGCGGTGATCGCCACCGGCGACCTGGACGGCGACGGCAAGAACGACAGCTTCCGTGAGTTCTTCATGGAGTACAGCGACTTCCAGCACGCCTACGAGGCCGGGGTCTATGTGGGCGCCGGGCCGGACGGCATCCCGGATGCCGGTGCCTACCCGACCTCCCAGGACAGCTTCCGCTACGCCATCAACCCGCCCGTGCGCCAGTCCGGTTCGAACCTCTTCGAGTCGGTGCGCGAAGCGGCCGGCGGCGTACTGCCGGGCTGCCCGAGCCGGCCATGCCCGCAGGCCATCTCGGTGGATGACCCCGGCATGTTCGTCGTCAACTACCGCAACGAACCGGTGGGGCTGCGCATCTTCGACCCCTACAAGGTGGCCCCGGACGGCAAGCCCGGCATGCAGGCCGACGGCCTGGGCGGCGACCTCGCCCATGCCCTGCAGACCCGTACCGACCGTGCCATCCCGGCACTGAACATGGCGCCCAGCGCCATCACCTCGGCCACCGGGCCCACCGGCGCCAGCACCGCCTTCCCGCCGCACATCAACCAGGCCGGCGACCAGCCGGGCGACCCCTTCACCCCGATGCTGCGGGCCTATTCCGGCGACAACGTGCGTCTGCGCATGCATGCCGGCGGCCACGAGGAGGAGCACAACGTCACCATGCACGGCGTGAAGTGGCTGCATTCGGGCACCGGCTTCGGCAACAGCGGCAACTCCGGGTGGAAGTCCGCGCAGATGGTGGGCATCTCCGAGCAGTTCGGCTTCGTCGCCCCGGTGGCCATGATGTCCGGCAACACCAACGTCGAGGCGGCCGACTACCTGTACAACATGGACGCCTCCATCGAGGGCTACTGGAACGGCATCTGGGGCGTGATGCGCAACTACACCCAGCCGCGCACCGACCTCTATGCGCTGCCCAACAACCCGCGCCCGGTGTCCTCGCGCAACACCTCCGCCTTCGACGGCGTGTGCCCGCGCACCAGCCCCAACCCCAACGGCATCGGCACCCGGACCACGGTGCAGCGCAACTACGAGGTGGTCGCGGCGCTCGCCAACGACATCCTCGGCAACCCCCTGGGCCTGACCATCGGCGATCCGGCCGGGGCCGGCATGCATGCCGGCGGGCCGTTGAACCCGCAGGGCGGCACCCTGGTATTCAACCCGCGGCCGGTGACCATCCCGCTGGCCACAGTGGTCGACGAGGAAGACGGCGAGGTGTTCACCATCGGCGGCCAATCCGGCCCGCTGCATGACCCCACCGCCATCCTCTACGTGCGCAAGGCCGACCTCGACCCCACCACCGGCAAGCTGAAACCCGGTGTACCGGTGGAACCCCTGGTGCTGCGCGCCGCCGCTGGCGACTGCGTGAACATCACCCTGGAGAACCGCCTGCCGCAGGTGATGCCGGACCTGCCGACCTATGCGGTGATGCAGGGCCTGGTCAAGCGCGATCGCAACAGCGCGCTGGGCTCCACCACCTTCAACAACAACATGATGCGGCCTTCCAGCCATGTCGGCCTGCACACCCAACTGCTGGCGTACGACGTGACCAAGTCGGACGGCTTCAACGTCGGCATCAACCCGGTGCAGACCGTCGAACCGCGCGGCGCGGCGGGCGGCGCCTGGCCGACCAAGAGCTACAAGTTCTACGTCGGCCACCTGGAGCGTGAGGGCAAACCGGTGACCCAGCTCGGCCGTAGCGTCGACAACATCACCGCCACCCCTATCGAGTTCGGCGGCTTCAACCTGCTGCCGGCCGACCCGGTCAAGCAGGGCCAGAAAGGCCTGGCCGGCGCCATGAGCATCGCGCCCCAGGGCGCCACCTGGGTCGAGGACGCCGGCATGCGTGCCGCCGCCACCGTGACGCCGTTGGCCGGTGCGACGCCGTACCGGGACTTCTCCCTGGTGCTGCACAAGTCGCTGAACATGCGCTGGGCCAATGGCCGGCCGGTGGAGAACATGGCCTCCGAAGGCTTCGGCATCCCCGCCGACCCCAAGGACAACTCGGGCATGGCGGTGAACTACCGCAGCGAGCCGCTCTGGTACCGCTTCGCCAAGGCGCCGGACGCGCCCTTCGGCCACGCCCAGGGCCAGGGTTGGGGCGACGTGCCCAACGCGCACATGGCCTACAACAACGAGTTGGTGGGTGGCGACCCGGTGACCCCGATCATGAAGGTCAAGCCCGGCCAGCCGTTCCGCACCCATGTGACCATGCCGTCGGGCGGCAGCCGTGGCATGACCTTCCAGCTCGATGGCCACGTCTGGGCGTTCAACCCCTTCCTCTCCGAGAAACTGGATGTGTGGGGCTATCCGCTGAAGAACGCGGGGATAGGCTCGACCCGCTTCGGCCTGAACCCGGCGGCTCTCTACATCGGTGCCCAGGAGAGCGTGCTGCCGGCGGCGCACTTCAGCCTGTCGATTCCCAGTGCCGGTGGGGCCAATGCGGTGCCGGGGGACTACCTGTACCGGGACTACGCGGCATTCGGCAACGTGGGTGGGGTGTGGGGGTTGTTGCGGGTGACCAATGAGCCGTAA